One window from the genome of Anopheles coluzzii chromosome X, AcolN3, whole genome shotgun sequence encodes:
- the LOC120952661 gene encoding DNA damage-regulated autophagy modulator protein 1 encodes MSNLYLLPISVFLLFNFTFIGTYIAAVLQGHVVPTVPYISDAATYSPESCVFGQFINIGCVLLGITIYVRYRQIQELSFRHSDVRQALGRCSGIGFWIGIGSCLGISIVGNFQETNVRIVHYVGAFLSFGLGTVYFWIQSYISYYIQPYMGTMQKANLRMALSVVCTVFFMIVAVTGVISHILFRGTDPRKWYPSDGGWEYHVASSISEWIVATAFCFYVLTFTDEFRTMQLDHPPLILLEIDSSRTYEPVINEAPVAVIS; translated from the exons ATGTCGAACCTTTACCTACTTCCAATCTCCGTGTTTTTGCTGTTCAATTTCACCTTCATCGGCAC GTACATTGCCGCAGTACTGCAAGGGCATGTGGTGCCGACGGTACCGTACATCAGCGATGCGGCCACCTACTCACCCGAAAGCTGCGTGTTTGGGCAGTTCATCAACATCGGCTGTGTGCTGC TTGGCATCACAATCTACGTGCGCTACCGGCAGATACAGGAGCTGTCGTTCCGGCACAGTGACGTCCGGCAGGCGCTGGGCCGGTGCAGCGGCATCGGCTTCTGGATCGGTATCGGCAGCTGTCTCGGCATCAGCATCGTCGGCAACTTCCAGGAGACGAACGTGCGGATCGTCCACTACGTCGGCGCGTTCCTGAGCTTCGGGCTCGGCACGGTGTACTTCTGGATACAGTCGTACATCTCGTACTACATCCAGCCGTACATGGGCACGATGCAGAAGGCGAACCTGCGCATGGCCCTGTCGGTGGTGTGCACCGTGTTTTTCATGATCGTCGCGGTGACGGGCGTCATCTCGCACATCCTGTTCCGCGGGACGGACCCCCGCAAGTGGTACCCGTCGGACGGGGGCTGGGAGTATCACGTGGCCAGCTCGATCTCGGAGTGGATCGTCGCGACCGCCTTCTGCTTCTACGTGCTCACGTTCACGGACGAGTTCCGCACGATGCAGCTGGATCATCCGCCG CTTATTCTGCTGGAAATTGACTCGTCGCGAACGTACGAACCGGTCATCAACGAAGCGCCCGTAGCCGTTATCTCGTGA